caggactcacattCGACTCACATAGAACTCACACAGGattcacgcaggactcacgcaggacttacctagaactcacgcaggactcacgcaggactcacgcaggacttacatagaactcatgcaggactcacgtaggactcacgtaggactcacataggactcacataggactcacgcaggactcacataggactcacgcaggactcacgcaggactcatgtaggactcactcaggactcactctggactcatgcaggactcacataggactcacgcgggacttacgtgggactcacgcaggactcacgcaggactcacgcaggactcacgtaggactcacgcaggactctctcaggactcacgtaggactcacgcagatctcacgcaggtctcatgcaggactcacgcaggactcacgcaggactcacgcaggacttacatagaactcacgcaggactcatgcaggactcacgcaggacttacatagaactcacgcaggacttacatagaactcacgcaggactcacgcaggactcacgcaggactcacgaaggactcacgcaggactcacacaggactcatgcaggactcatgcaggactcacgcaggtctcactcaggactcatgcaggactcacgcaggactcacataggactcacgcaggactcatataggactcacgcaggactcttGTAGGACTCACTCAGGACTCAGtcaggactcatgcaggactcatgtaggactcactcaggactcactcaggactcatgcaggactcacgcaggactgaCGTAGCACTCACacaggcctcacgcaggactgacgtaggactcacacaggactgACGTAGGACtgacgtaggactcacgcaggactcacgcaggactcacgcaggactcacataggacaCACATAGGACttacgcaggactcacgcaggactcacgcaggacttacataggagtcacgcaggactcacgccggactcacgcaggactcacataggactcacgcgggactcacgcaggaaTCACACAGGAAtaacgcaggactcacataggactcatgCGGGACTTACGTGGGACGCacacaggactcacgcaggactcacacaggactcacgcaggacgtgcatagaactcacgcaggactcacgcaggactcatgcaggactcacacaggactcacgcaggacgtgcatagaactcacgcaggactcacgcaggactcacgcaggactcacataggactcacgcgggactcacataggactcacgcaggacttacgcAGGACTTGCATAGAactcacacaggactcacgcagaactcatgcaggactcacgcaggactcacataggactcacgcgggacttatgtgggactcacgcaggactcatgcaggacttacatagaactcacgcaggacttacatagaactcatgcaggactcacgcaggactcacgcaggactcacgcaggactcacataggattcacgcaggacttacatagaactgacgcaggactcacgcaggactcacgcaggactcacgcaggactcatgcaggattcacgcaggactcacgcaggcagGCATTGCAGAAAGGAACGGaggatggattttgttttccagtgactggtgagtcctgctgtattaattatctatagaggtgattaagattgttgttggtaatgctcgactttgctgctgtgagaaatatggcctaatttctatctttcagaaaatctttcctttattgtctttttgttgagcaACATGAGTGAACGTTTACCATCGGAAGACTGGGTTGGCAGTTTAGCTAATGCATGTGTGGGAGAAATAACGAGGTTAGcatagtttcagcttgttgagccGGTGCTTTGAGTACATTTGTTAACAGGTGTCAGGTTGTTGGTGATGAGTGCACTTCAGCCTCTTTTACACAGCCCGTTCAACGAAGGAATACTGCGCCTGTAATTCGCCTCGCTGTTCTGTGTGACAGCCGGCACGGCGGGACCGGGAGCTGACGCTGTTGTTtagcccgtattcagaccacatcaggcggtgcggcgtacagctgcagggttgaggaggtgtgcggggatgcaggtgtgtttgtgctttggaaAGTAACCGttgtgaaacaaacagaaaataacgttttaatgatctgattcatcagcttcctcactaacgttactagcgctccctctctccattcactctctagctcattcgaccacagctgctctctctctcgtcttttttaaaatgagtcgggaagccgacagaaaagtctaacttaactttaacgttgtcaaacaaagagaaatgtcctcccctcgtcctagtaacgtctctttacttgcttatggcagagtttacagctctgatcagtctgatctccgtcacgcctctgaatccagaACCCCGCTACGCTATGAAAAGCTCACACGGAGGCGGCTTTATGCCGGCtcactgtaaaaaagtaaaggcaaaggcgtctttatggctataatgcatttctctgtataaaagaggtgtgtgtgtgtgtgtgtgtgcaagaccCCACAGTCCGCTACTGCCactgactatcactgtgacagaggaaggaaaatattactgtcatagatgatgtcactgatggacttacctgagcaggtgagctccatgatggaggaagaggaagatgatgatgcacAGTCCCTCAGTGTAGATCCAGTCTGAACACAGTAAGAACTGATGCTCCATACAGATCTGCGTGAGGCTTcatttctgcttcctgttgaaacagcagagccacagtccagatctctgcacgctgcagctgctgccttcAGGGTCCAGTCCAAGTCActcactggtctccactctccctgtttcacctccagtgtacctgcacagcgactggctcctcccaccaacctgacaggctctgaacagaaacaagagagtcatcagtaaaagaataaagtgagtttcattagaacagaaatgaagccaaatcaaagctgcagctcctcttctacctgagcaggtgagtccaacagctttgccaggtgagcaggtgcttctagctgagtctgatcttccacagtccaggagaacagactcatggcctccacactggaactctttggtccacatcggagcctccacttctccatagagtgccccctggaggactgaaggagccccacagccgagctccctacagaccacctctgcatcctgctggtcaaagtcagcatcacacactgaggaccacgactgctcagacttcacctccagtctgcctgaacacagactagtcccattcaccagcctgacagagtctggagagagagaaccatcattagtttggggaatatttacctgcaacattcaTACCAATAAAGCTTTTTAGAATATGAAAGTAAGaactgataaagagagagagcacattcatacctgactcaagtctttatttatagaaaatatttcaagctaTTTGTAGGATTTGAACTTGTCTTACTCAGGCTCCATCTTGTGGGAGCATTgtgggaaagagaaacacatagaagcagcccagacgtcaggtgatggagacacatgaacacattaaagcaggaggcagaacaAACTGGTAAAGTCTGACTTCCACCTGTatgtagatgaattactgttctgaaaatatctttaaaagcacaaactgttatccaaatgtaaactaaaggacatcctaacaaacaaaagtcaaagcacaagattaaaacctgctataaaaggactaACAGATCTTTGAATACAGgcactaacactacacaacaactctattaacatgatgatttctacagctgttaaaaggtgggtgacctcagtaactgttggaaacacagcactaaaactgaCAGATAGTTTCTGTTATAAACACTAAATGCTGATTCATCTagaagtcaaactgttgtcttgatttggctttaagtttgagGAAATGAGTTCCTCTTAAGTCAGTTGAGTTGTTtagttatattacaaacatggATCTATATTAAGGAGCATATAGACGGTGTGGCTGAGGTAAGGTAGGGTTTACTCAAGCTTTTTTTACCACTACAGCCCTGCTCACAACAAACCAGTTTCACAGTCATCATCAGATTCTCACATGTTGACGTACTGACGTTGATGGCTGAGTCGGTCaagtctgacagtctgacagtgacatcactagATCAAGgacaacatttacacacatatttgaTGCACTGTCACTATGGTTTGCAAAAGGACTTATccttcagtgatgatgatgatgataactgaaagtcttctgttttaatcttcatagtgataattgtgtgtaatttgttatttctttGTAGTTCATTTGCACCTTTAGTTTCATTAGGCCCTAAAAATAATACTGTAGTTGTCTGATTTGGGATCAGACTTGATCTTGCTGGTGTCACTTTATTACACtcaattttatgtttattcttgttcatcaatttatagtttattcaaaacattttgttcaaaatatttcattttgtttatagtttgttttgattttgatgttaATGCAGCTAAATTCCTTAAATGAAGTTTTTTCtgagtaaaaagtagaatttgtTGTCATATATATGCAGATGGAATATGATGCAGATTTGGTTTGAGTAGAAACGGCTTTGGTTCAAATAAATGAACGTTGATCAGTGAGAGGtgatcacacaacacagagaactcctacattcatgtgtaatacagaggagtcagagagcagaggaggaaacagattaacatcctcagctgccttcagatcagacagaaaacagctgatcaacatgttaataagacaTTCATACAACACTGCACGCACAAtagtttccatcagaaacaagtagtgaacacaacactgacatatcatcagcttttaacttgatatattgaacttgttagcaaacagttgcttatttgttCAGGCAGCAAGCAACAAGTATATTAATTAGTAATGTAGTTGTTGCTTgtaaggtggatgtgactgagctgctcaggagaactgcagggtgtgtgagtgaaccacagcaggttgcttaaagctgcagattgtctcagtttgaagcaatgagc
This sequence is a window from Thunnus albacares chromosome 12, fThuAlb1.1, whole genome shotgun sequence. Protein-coding genes within it:
- the LOC122994099 gene encoding scavenger receptor cysteine-rich type 1 protein M130-like; this translates as LVGGASRCAGTLEMKQGDWRPVWDLDWTLKTAADSVRLVNGTSLCSGRLEVKSEQSWSSVCDADFDQQDAEVVCRELGCGAPSVLQGALYGEVEAPMWTKEFQCGGHESVLLDCGRSDSARSTCSPGKAVGLTCSEPVRLVGGASRCAGTLEVKQGEWRPVSDLDWTLKAAAAACRDLDCGSAVSTGSRNEASRRSVWSISSYCVQTGSTLRDCASSSSSSSIMELTCSDLLVQPIISVSSTMDGVSEAQQQGFQVRRGSNFTISCSVQPQYPGGSFQLTVTSYNTAHNYTQPAVNHSADFLFPAADPAHQGSYSCVYGVYVFAHNFFSESRLLSITVTGKLKQSVKLSGTETSH